A region from the Sandaracinus amylolyticus genome encodes:
- a CDS encoding alpha/beta hydrolase: protein MRAFLAFVVLLACAAPCAAQDRFVEIGTLGDARHPARRVVAWVPREHGATPLPVLYVHDGQAAFSLFGIDRTLRALIDEGVVTPWVVVAIDTVDLERRRHELAQHAEAYADFVADVVAPAVASRLRVRSDREGTASIGYSYGGLAAVRLALHRPDRFGRAIAMSPSLWWRSRDALARMRRARVVPARLWIDIGSLEGRRGETVPYMVRDARALRDLAISRGMTFGRELGYDEAIGEAHDLFAAGRRMRAALAFGLGELDLSSTTPSALEVVRYPGARRTTFAVRAQYPRGLSLTWPPQRAGLARDVVDARAAIHARLGEVEAHAP, encoded by the coding sequence GTGCGCGCGTTTCTGGCGTTCGTCGTGCTGCTCGCGTGTGCTGCGCCGTGCGCCGCGCAGGATCGCTTCGTCGAGATCGGCACGCTCGGCGATGCACGACATCCTGCGCGCCGTGTGGTCGCGTGGGTCCCGCGCGAGCACGGGGCGACACCGCTCCCCGTGCTCTACGTCCACGACGGGCAGGCCGCGTTCTCGCTCTTCGGGATCGATCGCACGCTGCGCGCGCTGATCGACGAGGGCGTGGTCACGCCGTGGGTCGTCGTCGCGATCGACACCGTCGATCTCGAGCGTCGACGCCACGAGCTCGCGCAGCACGCCGAGGCATACGCGGACTTCGTCGCCGACGTGGTCGCGCCCGCGGTCGCATCGCGCCTGCGCGTTCGGAGCGATCGCGAGGGCACTGCGTCGATCGGCTACTCGTACGGCGGGCTCGCCGCGGTGCGGCTCGCGCTGCATCGCCCGGATCGGTTCGGCCGCGCGATCGCGATGTCGCCGAGCCTGTGGTGGCGCAGCCGCGACGCGCTCGCGCGCATGCGTCGCGCGCGTGTGGTCCCGGCACGCCTGTGGATCGACATCGGGAGCCTCGAAGGACGACGCGGCGAGACGGTGCCGTACATGGTCCGCGACGCGCGCGCGCTGCGTGACCTCGCGATCTCGCGCGGCATGACGTTCGGTCGCGAGCTCGGCTACGACGAGGCGATCGGCGAGGCGCACGATCTCTTCGCGGCGGGTCGTCGCATGCGCGCCGCGCTCGCGTTCGGGCTCGGCGAGCTCGACCTCTCGAGCACGACCCCGAGCGCGCTCGAGGTCGTCCGTTATCCCGGCGCGCGTCGCACCACGTTCGCGGTGCGCGCGCAGTACCCGCGCGGTCTCTCGCTCACCTGGCCGCCGCAGCGCGCGGGTCTCGCGCGCGACGTCGTCGATGCGCGCGCCGCGATCCACGCGCGCCTCGGCGAGGTCGAAGCGCACGCGCCCTGA